Genomic DNA from Niallia circulans:
GGCAAAAACCTCTCCATCTCTTAACAACAACGTAGACGAAAATACCGGAAGAATTTCCTCCATATGATGTGTTACATAAATAATGGTCGGACAACTTTCCATTTGGGCAAGCTGCATAATGGTCTCAAGCAATTGCTCTCTCGCTAAAAAGTCAAGACCTGTTGCCGGTTCATCAAGTATAACAAGCTCTGGATTGAGCATTAAAGCTCTCGCTATTAAAACCCGCTGTTTTTCTCCTTGTGACAAGCTTGAATATGGTCTGTCTGCATAGGAATAACAGCCAAGCTGCTTCATAAGATGGAGCGCTTTTTCTCTCATCACATCTGTCGGTGTTTCATACAAACCAATACTGGCAAACGCACCGCTCAGAATAATTTCATATGCGCTGTCTGCTACATAGAGATTTTGCTGAAGTCTGCTTGAAACAAGACCAATTTTTTTGCGTAAAGATGCACCAAGCTCCGCCTTGCCAAATTCCTTGTCAAGGACGGTCATTTTTCCTACTGTTGGATGATAATAGGCACAGATCATATTTAGCAAAGCGGTTTTCCCTGCTCCGTTTAAGCCATAAAGAACCCAATGCTCTCCCCTTTTAATTTCCCAATCAATGTCCTTTAAAATCCATTTACCGTTCCGTTTCAATCCAATACCTTCAGCCTTAACAACCATTCGCTTTTCCCTCCCTTTATAATTTTGCAGGAAACTCCGAATATTTAGATAATAAAACCTTTAAAATTAAAAACCCCCTTTTTATAAGGGGGTTTTTATGTATTTGTTGCGATTAGCCTACTAGGCCTTCTTTTTTAAGAACTGCTTCTAAACCATCAACAGCTTCTGTTTCGTCTTCACCAGTTGCAGAAATAGTGATTTCTCCACCTTTTGGTACACCAAGTGACATAACGCCCATGATGGATTTCAAGTTTACAGATTTGCCTTTATAAGCAATTTGCATGTCTGATTTGAATTTGCTTGCAGTGCTTACTAATAAAGTAGCAGGTCTAGCATGTATTCCAGTTTCATCAATAATAGTAAAAGTTTTTTCGCTCATGGTAAAATACCTCCAAATAAAATATGTGTTACCTTTCTATTTTAGCTGATTTTGATAGTGAATACTAACTTTTTTTCTTTTCTTTTCCGTACTTCTTCTATCTTTTGATAAAGATTGAAAACTATTCATGATTTTTACATCTTCTTTATTGTTTACTTTTGTCCGAAATTATTTCATTCCTGTCTTTATCTGAAACCAGTTTCTGAGCCAGCTCTAATACTTCTTTGGCATTAAATGTACCATAGTCCACTGTGTTAATGATCGATACAGGAACTCCTTTTTTACTTGCCGCATTTGTTACATCACGCAACAAAAAACGAACCTGCGGACCAAGCAATATGACATCAGCCTTGTCCATATGATGATGAATTGCTTCTGCGGGTATTGCCCAAATTGTACAATTAATTGCATTGCATTCAGCGTATTTTTTCATTTTGCGCACTAACAGGCTTGTAGACATCCCCACAGCACAGCATAGAAGTATTCTCATAGTATCCTCCCCATTAGCCATCATTTTTATGAAGGAAAAACTGACTTGAATTCGGAAAAGCTCTTGCATTTTAACAACTGCTGAATGATTGTCGGGCTGTCGAGAACATCTCCAAGCACGTCATACAATTCTTGAAAATCACCTGTACTGTTCTTTTGCACACTCAACAGACAGATAAATTGAACACTTTTCCCGCCCCAGTCAATCGGCTTTTGTAATGTACAAAAGGCCCAGAAGGTCTTGTCCGTCTGTGGTGTGTTAGGGTGAGGAATGGCAACCATGTTTCCAAAGCATGTTGGTGACACATTCTCCCGCTCTCTTACATGATCCATGAAGCTACTATTAATCAGTTCAAGACTCAAAAGCTCTGCTTCAAGAAAAGCAAAGATTTCCTCCTTCGTCTCAAACGGTTTTTGTAAGTAAACCAATTCTTCGCGGATAGAGGAATAAGCGCTTGTTTTAGCCTTTTTTGAATATAAGGCGCCATTAATTTTTGCAAAATCCCTGTCACCAAGAATTGTATTTACCTCAATGACAGGAACCTGGATGTCTTCTTTAATCGGAATGGTACTTATGATAAGATCAATTTCGTTAAAATTAATTTCCTTCACTTTATAAAGCTCCGTCGTTCCAATCATTTCTAATTCAGAACTGTACTGGGATTTTAATTTATAATATAAAAGGTTAGCGCTGCCAACTCCTGAAGCACAAACAATCATACAGCGCTTCTTTTTGCTGCTGACTTTTTTCCTTTCCATTGCCGCCCCGAAATGCAGAGCTAGGAAGGCAATTTCATTTTCATGAATGTCATAGCCTAACTCCTTTTTAATAACACCGGCTGTAACAACACCTGCTTCAAACGGAATCGGATAGTTTGATTTAATGTCATCAAGCAATGGATTCCTCAAGTTCATCTTATAACGGAATCTGTTAATGGCTGGCTTTAAATGCAATGATAAACCAGTGAAAAGTTCCTTATCCTTATCTATTTGGAGGTTCATTTTATGTTCAACCTCATCTAGAATATTTGTTGTTAAGCCCAGTATTCGTTCGTCAATGAAATCAAGCACTTCCCCGTCTGTCAAAGCATGATGACTCAGAAGCTTTGTGCCAAGCAAATGGATGGCAATATATGCAACCTCTGTTTCAGGGAATTCAACATGTAAAGTATTTTCAATTGTTTTCACAATCTTTTTGGAGACTGTATATTCCTTTTCGTCCGTAATGTCATTGGTCTCTTTTGGAATGGCCGAAATATAATTTCCCTCTCGTATACGCTTACAAGCAATCGCAATATGAACAACGAGATTATTCAAGCTTATATCTGACAGCGTAATCGCAGCGATCCTGATTTGTTCAAGGATAATCGTTCGGATTGCCGTCAATTCTTCGTTTAACAGGAGTGCTGCCGGATCATAGGTAAGCTCCGTATGGTCGAGTTTTCTGTTAAATAAATACTCTGACATACAAAAACGGAGGTTTACTTCCTCCCCCTTTAGCCTCATTCCTGAGTTCCCTGTCTTCTCCACCTTTAAGTCATAGCTTTTGAGAAGCTCTTTCACTTCTTTTAAATCATTCTGAATGGTTGACTTGCTTATGAACAATTCATCTGCTAAATCCTCTAGCTTTAAATTTTTATCTGTAAGCAAAAGGCGATTAATGATGTAATGGACTCTTCCACCTTTTAGTGTCGGTATGATCTCGTCTTTTCCTTCATGGAAGCTTTCTTTTAGAAAATTTCGGAAAAGCTGATCGCTTTCGATCATTAATTGATAACCTTGACCTCTGACAGACTTTATTTTCGCTCCGTTAGCAGCAAGCAATGACTCAAGTTCCTTCATATCATTTCGGACAGTTCTTGAAGTAACATGAAGCACTTTTGATAATTGTTCGCTTGTTATAAGGTCTTCGGCAGCCATAAGCTGCTTCAATAAGTTTCCTGTGCGGTTCTCTAACATTTCTTTCACCCCAGTTTATTCTTTTCAATCGCTGTGGGTTTACAATCATTTCAATATATAAAAAAACATCACGTGCTTGCCTGAAACACAAAATAGCAGAAGTTCCTACTACTATACATACTAGCACTTTTTGCATATGTTCACTATAAAAACGAAAAATTTACTTCCTCTTTGTATAAAAAAAAGAGGGCTGGCCTTAACCTGCCCTTACCATTTATTTTGCTGCCGCGACAAACTGAGCAAAAATCTCGTTCATTCTTTCTGAAGTGGCAGCCATAGACTCTGGATGCCACTGAATTCCAAGCAAAAATGCTGGATAGCTTTTATGCTCAACAGCTTCAATAATGCCGTCAGAGCTTTTGGCAACAGCTTTCAGCTCCTCTGCCAGCCCGTCAATTGCCTGATGATGAAGGCTGTTAACTCTTTCCTTCTCTACACCTAATATTTCATAAATGCGGCTGTTTTTATCAATTGTCGCCCAATGGGTATCCCTGCTTCTGTCCACTGTTTGGGTATGCTGAATACTTTCACGAACTTGGCTTGGAATGTCTTGAAACAAGGTACCGCCTAAAGCAACATTTAATATTTGCACACCTCGGCAAATAGCTAAAATTGGTTTTTGCTTCTCCATGGCAACCTTTAGAATAGCTAATTCAACAGTATCCCGAAGCGGAATTGTACTGCCTAATTTTTGATGTGGATCTTGTCCATAAAACTGCGGATCAACATCCTCCCCGCCGCTTAACAGTATCGCATCACAATGGTCCACCATATCTTCTGCCAGCTCCTCGCTCACATAAGGCAAAATAACCGGCAGCCCACCATTTGCATATATAGCCTTTTGGTAATCGTGATGAACATATGTACCATCCATAAATTTATTATGAAATACATATGCACCTGTTATCCCTATTACAGGTCTAGTTGACAATGCTCCTCATCCCTTCTCCACTGAAACAAAATATTTTTTTAATATTAAGACTATATTAGCGAAAAAGGAATGTCAATAAATGTTTATAAGGCATTACCGCATAGTAAAAAGGAGCATTGCATGTAAATGCTCCTTTTATAGTTTAGTAATTTATTTTATGGATAATTCCCAGCTTTACCAGATGACCTTCCAGTTGTGGTCACATGTTGCTGTTACTGTTTTTCTTTCCAGAATATAGTTGGCGATAAGCTCTGACATATCAAACTGGATTTCCCGCAGTACAGGTTTATTTTGATACATGAAGTAATTACCGCCGCCGCCAGCTCGATAATTGTTCATGACAACTTCAAACTGTTCGTCTTCTTTCATGTCACTTCCTTCATATTGAAGTTTTGTGACTCTATTGCCAACTGGTTTAGAAATGTCCAGCACATAGTCGATCCCTTCCCACATGTCATAATTATAATGCTGCGGTTTTGGATATAAATAGGATTTATTTACAGTTGGATTACCGTTTTCATCGACTTCAAAGTATCTCGCACTTTGCTCTAATGCATCCTTAATATCCTTTCCGGATATGGAAAGAACCTTCAATGTATTTGGATAAATATAATTTGACACAATATCTCTCATTGTGACATTCGGCTTGAATCCAGGTGAATCGTTGTTAAACAATGCCGTATTGGCAATTTTCACTCCTGCAGCCTCCATTTGGACTTTATTAATGAATTCTATTAATGGAGTGTCAGACAAGCGTGTTTCCATCGGATCACATACCGTCATATCACCATCAATAAAGCCGATAGGTGTATCTAGCCAGTGTTGTGTGCTCTGTTCATATTCAGACGCAAGATTTAAAATACTTGCATCTGCTGTTACACCTTCTGTTGATAGAAGCTCCGCTTTTTTAGCTGTCAATTCTCCATTATCATTAAATGTTAAGGTTACTTTTCCGACAAGCTGGCCATTATTACTTGCTTGAATGATTTCTACTCCATTTATATTTCCACTCAAGGTTCTATGCTGATGTCCTGTTAAGAGAACGTCTATGTTTTCTATTTGTTCACACATGCTGTACCCTTGGTTTTCTCCAGTAAGTGCTTCCGTCGGCTCACCTGTGTCAATATCTCTTTCAAACCCGCCATGATAGGAAACTACTATACATTCAGGCTGTTCCTCTGCTTTTATCTTTTCAACCCAATGTTTTGTCGCTTCCAGTGCATCACAGAAGGCAAGTCCGCTTATATTGCTTGGATTTTCCCAATTAGGTATGTAATGTGTTGTAATTCCAAGGATTGCTATTTTAATTTCCCCAATTTTTTTGATTATGTATGGCTTACCTAAAAACGGCTCATTTGTATCTTCCTTTACAATGTTTGCACAGAGCCATGGAAAGTCTGATTCATTAACTGCTTTTTGAAGAATATTAAGTCCATAATTAAATTCATGGTTGCCAATTACCGCCCCATCATACTGAAGCGTATTTAATATTTGGATCATCGGATTGTTTTTGTCTGCCAATGATTGCACATAATGATATGTTAATGGTGTACCTTGAATTAAATCGCCATTGTCAATAACAATTGTATGCTCAGATTTTGAACGTTCTTCTGCCAATATGGTCGCCACTTTTCCGAGACCAACATTTGCCGGCTGATTATTGCCATAAAGAAGAGGATAAATATTTCCATGTACATCGCTTGTAAATAATATCGTTACATTTGTATCTGCCAAATTACTCCACTCCTATATCTTCGTCGACTCGCTTGCATGCTTTATTATAGTAGAAGAGCATCGTTTTTTCTTTCTTTTTTTCAAAAAATGAAGATGTTTCAAATCTAGTGAGATATTTCACAATAATTTTTTCTGGAAAATAATAAACATTTGTCCATTCACTAATCTCTCAAAAACACCGACACTACTAGTTTTACACTAATTATCAGAATATTGCAATCTATTATATTTACAAAAAAATAATAATTTTTTTATACAAAATTTTCACTATTTTACAATTTTATATGCTATATTTTTACATGTAATAACACATAACATCTTTCGGAGGTAAAATATGTTCAAAAAACTTGCAACATTCGGTCTATCTTTGTCGTTAGCAGCAGGTGTTCTTGCTGGCTGTGGATCTTCAGCTGATGAAACTGGCTCTGATGCGTCAAAGGGATATGAACCAAAAGAATTAACCGTTCAATTTGTTCCTTCTCAAAGCGCAGCTACACTTGAAGCAAAAGCAAAACCACTTGAAGAGTTATTATCTGATGAATTAGGCATTCCAGTGAAAGTAAGTGTTTCTACAAACTACAACACAATTATTGAAGCGATGGCTTCTAAACAAGTTGATGTTGGCTTCTTGCCTCCAACAGCTTATGTATTAGCTAAAGAAAAAGGTGCTGCAGATGTTATTCTTCAAGCACAGCGTAAAGGTGTTAATGATGATGGTTCTGAGAAAGATGAATTAGTAGATTTCTATAAATCTATTTTCGTAGTGAAGAAGGATTCTGGTATCGATTCAGTTGCTGATCTTAAAGGCAAAAAAATCGCATTCCAAGATGTGACTTCTTCTGCTGGTTACGTATGGCCTGCGGCTACATTAATGGATAATGATCTTGACCCGATTAAAGATGTACAAGGTACTACAGTAAAAGGTCATGACCAAGCAATCATCTCACTATTAAATGGTGATGTTGATGCTGCAGCTGTTTTCCAAGATGCTCGTAATATCGTGAAAGCAGATTACCCAACTGTGTTTGAAGATACAAAAGTCGTTTCCTTCACAGAAGAAATTCCTAACGACACAGTTTCTGTCCGCTCTGACATGACTGACGATTGGAAGAAGAAATTGCAGGATGCATTCATTGCAATCGGCAAAAGCGATGAAGGCCATGAAATTATAAGAGATATTTACACACATGAAGGATATGTTGTTTCAGATGACAGCAACTTTGATGTTGTGCGTGAATATGCAGAAAAAGTGAAGACTGAATAGTATCTTTTTTATGACAAAAGCAGATGGATTTCTGAATGGTAAAAGAATTTTTTACATAACGCAGTTCAGCTCTTTTGATCACTATTAATCTATTCACCCAACCATCTAGTAAAAATACTAGGTGGTTGGACTTATTTTCTCTACTAAGCAACAGAGTTATTGGATTCGGTTGTTTAGTAGAAAAAAGAAGCTTGTTGTTTAGATTCTTTTTCTAAAATTAAGAGAAAGTTGGTAGGCAATTGATACAGTTTAAAAATGTTACGAAAATTTATCCGAATGGCACAAAGGGTTTGAATAACATTAACATCACCATTGAAAAAGGTGAATTCGTTGTAATTGTAGGGCTTTCTGGTGCCGGAAAATCAACATTCCTCCGTTCCATAAATCGTCTCCATGAAATTTCAGAAGGTGAGATTTTAATTGACGGTAATTCGATTACAGCAGCAAAAGGCTCTGGTCTTCGGAAAATCCGCCGTGATATCGGTATGATCTTCCAAAGCTTTAATCTAGTTAAACGCTCTACCGTAATAAAAAATGTATTATCTGGTCGTGTTGGCTATCATAATACGTTTCGGACAATTCTTGGACTCTTCCCTAAGGAAGATGTGGAGCTTTCCTTAACCGCCTTAAACAGGGTGAATATTTTAGAAAAGGCCTATTCTAGGGCGGACGAGCTTTCAGGCGGTCAGCAGCAGCGGGTATCAATCGCTCGTGCATTGGCACAAGAAGCACAAGTCATTTTAGCAGATGAGCCTGTCGCTTCCCTCGATCCATTAACTACAAAGCAGGTTATGGATGACTTAAAGCGTATTAATGAAGAAGATGGCATCACTACGGTCGTCAACCTTCACTTCATTGATCTTGCTCGTGATTATGCTACAAGAATTATTGGGTTGAGAGCAGGTGAAGTAGTCTTTGACGGTCCTGTAGAAGCGGCAACAGACGAAGTGTTTTCAGAAATATACGGCAGACCAATTAAAAAAGACGAGCTATTAGGTGAACCGGTATGAGCATGAATGAACCAAACATCAATGATCCGAAAGTAAACGTAAGGAATGCACCTAAACCGCCTGCTAAGACAAAGATGATTTTCACTATTCTTTTAGTAGTGGCTTTGCTGTGGTGGAGCTCCTTTAAAACAGAATCCTCCATTGCTGACTTAACAATTGGATTCCCGAATATGTTTGATTTACTTGTGCAAATGTGGCCGCCAAACTGGCATTACTTTGAAGTTATTTTGGAACCACTGCTTGAAACGATCCGCATGGCTGTTATTGGCACTACCTTTGGGGCGATAATTGCTGTTCCGCTCGCATTGCTGTGTGCAAGCAATATCATTCGCACACCGTGGCTTGTTTATCCGTTCCGATTTATCCTTAACTTAATTCGGACAATTCCTGATTTGCTTCTAGCAAGTATATTTGTTGCTATATTCGGGCTTGGCTCCCTTCCTGGGATTATTGCACTATCCATCTTTTCCATTGGTTTAGTTGCAAAGCTGCTATACGAAGCAATTGAATCCATTGATCCAGGTCCCCTTGAAGCAATGACAGCAGTTGGTGCGAACAAAGTGCAATGGGTGTTCTTTGGGGTTATCCCCCAAGTTACGGCTCATTTTACATCCTATGTATTATATACATTTGAGGTAAATGTCCGCGCTGCAGCCATTCTTGGATTGGTCGGAGCTGGGGGAATCGGGGAATATTA
This window encodes:
- a CDS encoding gamma-glutamyl-gamma-aminobutyrate hydrolase family protein; the protein is MSTRPVIGITGAYVFHNKFMDGTYVHHDYQKAIYANGGLPVILPYVSEELAEDMVDHCDAILLSGGEDVDPQFYGQDPHQKLGSTIPLRDTVELAILKVAMEKQKPILAICRGVQILNVALGGTLFQDIPSQVRESIQHTQTVDRSRDTHWATIDKNSRIYEILGVEKERVNSLHHQAIDGLAEELKAVAKSSDGIIEAVEHKSYPAFLLGIQWHPESMAATSERMNEIFAQFVAAAK
- a CDS encoding bifunctional metallophosphatase/5'-nucleotidase is translated as MADTNVTILFTSDVHGNIYPLLYGNNQPANVGLGKVATILAEERSKSEHTIVIDNGDLIQGTPLTYHYVQSLADKNNPMIQILNTLQYDGAVIGNHEFNYGLNILQKAVNESDFPWLCANIVKEDTNEPFLGKPYIIKKIGEIKIAILGITTHYIPNWENPSNISGLAFCDALEATKHWVEKIKAEEQPECIVVSYHGGFERDIDTGEPTEALTGENQGYSMCEQIENIDVLLTGHQHRTLSGNINGVEIIQASNNGQLVGKVTLTFNDNGELTAKKAELLSTEGVTADASILNLASEYEQSTQHWLDTPIGFIDGDMTVCDPMETRLSDTPLIEFINKVQMEAAGVKIANTALFNNDSPGFKPNVTMRDIVSNYIYPNTLKVLSISGKDIKDALEQSARYFEVDENGNPTVNKSYLYPKPQHYNYDMWEGIDYVLDISKPVGNRVTKLQYEGSDMKEDEQFEVVMNNYRAGGGGNYFMYQNKPVLREIQFDMSELIANYILERKTVTATCDHNWKVIW
- the phnE gene encoding phosphonate ABC transporter, permease protein PhnE — translated: MNEPNINDPKVNVRNAPKPPAKTKMIFTILLVVALLWWSSFKTESSIADLTIGFPNMFDLLVQMWPPNWHYFEVILEPLLETIRMAVIGTTFGAIIAVPLALLCASNIIRTPWLVYPFRFILNLIRTIPDLLLASIFVAIFGLGSLPGIIALSIFSIGLVAKLLYEAIESIDPGPLEAMTAVGANKVQWVFFGVIPQVTAHFTSYVLYTFEVNVRAAAILGLVGAGGIGEYYDKTLGFLEYDKTASIIILTLAVVLVIDYISTKLREKLL
- a CDS encoding ABC transporter ATP-binding protein; its protein translation is MVVKAEGIGLKRNGKWILKDIDWEIKRGEHWVLYGLNGAGKTALLNMICAYYHPTVGKMTVLDKEFGKAELGASLRKKIGLVSSRLQQNLYVADSAYEIILSGAFASIGLYETPTDVMREKALHLMKQLGCYSYADRPYSSLSQGEKQRVLIARALMLNPELVILDEPATGLDFLAREQLLETIMQLAQMESCPTIIYVTHHMEEILPVFSSTLLLRDGEVFAKGKTEDILTSNCLTEYFSFPVAVIWSNERPLLAKQAQQETLR
- a CDS encoding BglG family transcription antiterminator; this translates as MLENRTGNLLKQLMAAEDLITSEQLSKVLHVTSRTVRNDMKELESLLAANGAKIKSVRGQGYQLMIESDQLFRNFLKESFHEGKDEIIPTLKGGRVHYIINRLLLTDKNLKLEDLADELFISKSTIQNDLKEVKELLKSYDLKVEKTGNSGMRLKGEEVNLRFCMSEYLFNRKLDHTELTYDPAALLLNEELTAIRTIILEQIRIAAITLSDISLNNLVVHIAIACKRIREGNYISAIPKETNDITDEKEYTVSKKIVKTIENTLHVEFPETEVAYIAIHLLGTKLLSHHALTDGEVLDFIDERILGLTTNILDEVEHKMNLQIDKDKELFTGLSLHLKPAINRFRYKMNLRNPLLDDIKSNYPIPFEAGVVTAGVIKKELGYDIHENEIAFLALHFGAAMERKKVSSKKKRCMIVCASGVGSANLLYYKLKSQYSSELEMIGTTELYKVKEINFNEIDLIISTIPIKEDIQVPVIEVNTILGDRDFAKINGALYSKKAKTSAYSSIREELVYLQKPFETKEEIFAFLEAELLSLELINSSFMDHVRERENVSPTCFGNMVAIPHPNTPQTDKTFWAFCTLQKPIDWGGKSVQFICLLSVQKNSTGDFQELYDVLGDVLDSPTIIQQLLKCKSFSEFKSVFPS
- the phnC gene encoding phosphonate ABC transporter ATP-binding protein, with protein sequence MIQFKNVTKIYPNGTKGLNNINITIEKGEFVVIVGLSGAGKSTFLRSINRLHEISEGEILIDGNSITAAKGSGLRKIRRDIGMIFQSFNLVKRSTVIKNVLSGRVGYHNTFRTILGLFPKEDVELSLTALNRVNILEKAYSRADELSGGQQQRVSIARALAQEAQVILADEPVASLDPLTTKQVMDDLKRINEEDGITTVVNLHFIDLARDYATRIIGLRAGEVVFDGPVEAATDEVFSEIYGRPIKKDELLGEPV
- a CDS encoding phosphate/phosphite/phosphonate ABC transporter substrate-binding protein, which gives rise to MFKKLATFGLSLSLAAGVLAGCGSSADETGSDASKGYEPKELTVQFVPSQSAATLEAKAKPLEELLSDELGIPVKVSVSTNYNTIIEAMASKQVDVGFLPPTAYVLAKEKGAADVILQAQRKGVNDDGSEKDELVDFYKSIFVVKKDSGIDSVADLKGKKIAFQDVTSSAGYVWPAATLMDNDLDPIKDVQGTTVKGHDQAIISLLNGDVDAAAVFQDARNIVKADYPTVFEDTKVVSFTEEIPNDTVSVRSDMTDDWKKKLQDAFIAIGKSDEGHEIIRDIYTHEGYVVSDDSNFDVVREYAEKVKTE
- a CDS encoding PTS sugar transporter subunit IIB — translated: MRILLCCAVGMSTSLLVRKMKKYAECNAINCTIWAIPAEAIHHHMDKADVILLGPQVRFLLRDVTNAASKKGVPVSIINTVDYGTFNAKEVLELAQKLVSDKDRNEIISDKSKQ
- a CDS encoding phosphocarrier protein HPr encodes the protein MSEKTFTIIDETGIHARPATLLVSTASKFKSDMQIAYKGKSVNLKSIMGVMSLGVPKGGEITISATGEDETEAVDGLEAVLKKEGLVG